Below is a window of Sulfitobacter sp. SK012 DNA.
GGCGGTTGGTGCCCGGTCCACGCCGCGGCGAACTGGTCCGTATTCTTGGCGAAGAGTTGCGCGCTGAAAAAGAAAACCTGGGGCGTCTCGTGACGCTAGAATGCGGCAAGATCTATCAGGAGGGGCTGGGTGAAGTCCAAGAAATGATCGATATTTGCGACTTTGCCGTGGGCCTGTCGCGGCAACTTTACGGGTTAACTATTGCGTCAGAACGGCCCGGTCACGCGATGCGTGAAAGCTGGCACCCTCTTGGCACGTGCGGCGTGATAACGGCCTTCAACTTTCCGGTTGCCCCCTGGTGTTGGAATGTGGCGCTAGCGCTTGTGTGTGGTGACCCAGTCATCGCAAAACCTTCCGAAAAAACACCTCTGACGCAAATGGCTGTGCAGATCATTTGCGAACGCGCCATGTCACGGTTTGGTACAGACGCACCTGCAGGTCTGATCCAATCCCTCATTGGCGAGCGCGATTTAGGCGAGGCACTCACAAATTCGGACGATGTGGTGCTCATTTCTGCGACAGGATCCGTGCCAATGGGCAAGGCCGTCGCGACAAACATGTCAAAGCGCCTTGGCAAAACGATCCTCGAGCTGGGCGGGAACAATGCGATGATCGTGGCTCCTTCAGCGGACCTGGAAATGGCATTGCGCGCCATCGTGTTTTCAGCAGTTGGAACTGCCGGGCAACGATGCACCTCCTTGCGGCGCCTAATTGTGCACGAAGACATCTATGAAGAACTGATCCCGCGCTTGATAAAAGCCTACTCAACCCTACCCGTTGGGGACCCCCTTGATGCCAAGACTCTTGTCGGCCCGCTGATAGATCAAGGCGCGCTGACAGCGATGATGACATCGCTTGAGACAGCAAAGTCGCAAGGCGGGACAGTGCACGGTGGCGGGCGAGCGTTGGCGGACGAATTTCCTAATGGGGCCTATGTCGTACCCGCAATCGTCGAGATGCCCGAACAATCTGCCATCATGCATCACGAGACATTTGCGCCGATCCTCTATGCGGTGAAGTACAAAACCCTTGAAGAGGCAATCGCACTGCAAAACGATGTCCCCCAGGGTCTGTCCTCCTGCATCTTCACCACCGATCTGCGCGAAGCTGAGACGTTCCTATCTGCCTCCGGCTCCGATTGCGGCATTGCCAACGTTAATATCGGACCGTCCGGCGCAGAAATTGGGGGGGCATTTGGCGGTGAAAAGGAAACAGGTGGCGGGCGCGAAAGCGGCTCGGACGCGTGGAAGGCCTATATGCGGCGCCAGACTAACACGGTTAATTACTCTCGCGAGTTGCCGCTGGCGCAAGGCATTAAGTTCGACATCTAGATATTTTGAGAAAGGACAGGCGCCAGTTATTTTGGGCAAGGCGCTCCATAATTTCTCATCCAAAAAAAAGGTTAACAGTATGAAAAAGATTGCAGTGCTTGGTCTCGGGAAAGTGGGGAAACTGGCGGCAGATTTGCTGCTTGGTTCGGGGTTTGAAGTAACGGGCATTGATTTGTCCCCCAGCGCCCCAGACACACCCTATTCCGTCAAGGCTTTGGATCTGTCCTCTGATGCTGGCGTTGCCGAAGAATTCGCGGAACAAGACGCGGTGTTATCTTGCTTGCCGTTCATGTTGAACAAACGCCTCGCAAAGATCGCGCATGATGCTGGCATCCATTACTTTGACCTGACTGAGGATGTCGCTACCACCAAGTCCATCATTGAATTGAGCGCGACGTCCAAAGGCCTGATGGCACCGCAATGCGGGCTTGCGCCCGGGTTTGTTGGGATTGTGGGTGCCGATTTGATCGCCTCTTTGGATGACTGCCGCAGTTGCAAAATGCGGGTAGGTGCCCTGCCCCAAAACCCGACGGGTTTAATGGGATACGCGTTCAACTGGTCGCCTGAAGGCGTTGTGAACGAATACCTTAACGATTGCGAAGTCATTGAAGACGGGGAAATCAAATGGGTGTCCGCAATGGAATGGCTCGAGGACATATATATTGATGGCATCAAACTTGAGGCTTTCACGACTTCAGGCGGGTTGGGCACGATGTGCGAAACCTACCTCGCGAAGGTCAAAAATATTGATTATAAAACAATGCGCTACCCCGGTCATGCCGCGCAAATGAACTTCTTCTTTCATGAGCTATTGATGCGTGATCGCCGCAAAGAAGCTGGCGAAATCCTGATCAACGCAAAACCGCCAGTGGATGATGATGTCGTCTATGTCCACGTCGCCGCAGAGGGCACAAAGGACGGCAAACTGGCGCGCCGAGAATTTGTACGTGGTTACCGGCCAATTGAGATCGCCGGAAAATCTCGAACAGCCATTGCATGGACAACTGCCGGATCGGTCGTTGCCATCATCGAGATGGTGCGCGATGGCAAACTGCCCAATAAAGGGTTCCTGAAACAAGAGGATATCTCCCTTTCAGACTTTCTGGCGACACCAACCGGTGCGCTTTACGTCGCCTAAATCAGGCGTTCCAAGAGGGTCGAATGCCGTTCGAAAAGCTGACCGCATTGCCAATCTGGCCTTGTCCAAGTGTGTGAACGTATGCACAGAGGCCAAGCAGGTGATCATTCCTGCGCCCTGTTGGACACCCTACATCGATGTGATCACCCTGTTCGAGGGCACCCCGAGTTATTGTCAAATCTGGTGTTTAAGGGTTTCTGGTCATGCGGCGATCTGGCTGTTTTCAGTGGCTTCAATTCCGTCTTTGAATGCGACGCCGGTGATGACTTTGGCGAGGTAGTCAAAGCCGCGTAGTTTCCTCCAGTTTTGCTCGGCGCATTGCCCCAGCTTGAACATCATGTGCAGCATGCCGTCGCGTGAGAGGCAGCCCTTTGATCGTTTGGTGCGATGACGGATCGTGGCAAAGGCGGATTCAATTGGATTACTGGTGCGGATGCTTTGCCAGTGTTGTGCTGGAAAGTCGAAGAATGCCATGAGTTCCTCGCGGTCCTTTTGCAGGCACAGCGTCGCCTTGGGGTATTTGGGTTCGTAGGTTTTGATGAACAAATCTAAGGCCTTGCCCGCATCATCTTTGGTCTCAGCCTGCCAGATGTTGTGGATCGCAGCTTTGGCCTTTGGCTGAGACAGCTTGGGCAAACAGTTGAGCACATTCATAGTTTTGTGTTGCCAACAGCGTTGATGACGGGTCTCAGGATAGACTTCATCTATGGCGGCCCAGAACCCCATGGCACCATCTCCAATAGCAAGTTTCGGGGCGTTCATTCCCCGGCTTTTGAGGCTGAGGAGAGCCTCGCGCCAGCTCTGCGTGGACTCGCGCACCCCGTCCTCAATAGCCAAGAACCGCTTCTTGCCACGGGCTGTTACCCCCACAATCACAAGGGCGCAGAGCTTGTCATCCTCGCCCCGAAGGCCGCTGTGGACACCGTCAGCCCAGATGTAGACCAAGGGCTCATCGTCCAACGCTGCCTTTCTCCACTCGCCGTATTCGTTGGCCCAATCGCGCTTGAGCCGTGAGACCGTATTTGCCGACAATCCCGCCGCATCAGGGCCCAGAAGAACCTTGAGAGCCGAGCCCATTTCACCGCTGGAGATGCCCTTCAGATACAGCCATGGCAAGGCCGCTTCCAACGTTTTGGTTCTGCGCACGTACGGTGGCACCAGGGCCGAATGGAATGTCACGGGCTGGCCGTTTTTTGAGCGAACCTTGGGAATGCGCACGTTCACGGGGCCGATGCCCGTTTGGAACGGGCGCTCGGGATGATGCCCATTGCGCACAACAGTCGCATGACCGGCCTCAGTGCGCGCGGTGGTAAACTGAGACAGATAGCTTTCAAGCTCAGCTTCAACGGCTGTTGCGATCAATTGCTGCGCTCCTGTTCTCAATAAATCCGTCAGCGCGTCCGTGATCCCGTCTCGACGCGAAAAATCAACAATGTTAGTCGTTTCCATGGTGGTGTATCTCCTTCGGTTGGGCTGCTGTCTCGCAACAACAAATCAACCAGATACGCCGCCAACCTTCAAATCCCCCAAACACCAGATTCAGTCATAGCTCGGGCACCCCATAACTGTGATCTGCGGGCCCTAACAGAACTTCAAAATCACACCACAGCAGCTGGATACTGCCATTAAGCCAAAGACCAAACGTACCATGCTGAACTCGCCATCTAATCCCAGCGGTATGATTTACTCTGCGCAGAACTATCCGTGCTGGGAGAAGTGATAAAAACTCCCTCATGTTTGGCTCCTGTCAGATGGAATATACGAACATATCAGTTATTCATAATTCCCTTCTTGCGCAGATGCTCTATCCGCCGAAGTTAAGTTTGGCGATTGATTTCGCAAGGCAACCAAGCCGCTTTGCAGGAACTGTACAGATCTAGGTGGTCGACCCGGGCACCAACAAATACCCGATGTCATGGACATTCTGGGTGGGGCTACCTTGCAGCGCGTCAAGAAGCACTTCAGCCGCGGTCTGACCAAGTTTGAGATGTGGGATGCGAACAGTCGTCATGCGGTATGGTTGGATAGAAAGAACCGGCAGGTCGCCCCACCCCGCAATTGCGATATCGTCAGGCGTCGCCATGCCCCGCGCTTGGCAATATTGCATACCACCAACGGCCATGTTGTCGTTTTGATAAAACACCGCTTCGACATTCGGAGCCGACGCCAAAAGCTGCTCCGTGCCATAATATCCGGGATAAAAACCGGGAACATCGTGTAGGCACAACTGCTTGGTCACTTCCCCACCAGAATCCGTCACGGCCTTTGCAAAACCATCCATTCGCGCAGATGCAGCGTTTGCCGAAATATGAGATGTGCCGACATAGCCAAATTTACGGTAGCCCTTGGACAGCAAATGGCGACCCATGTCATACCCGCTATCATAGTGATCCAGCCCGACGCACATATCCATCGGAGACGAATTGAGATCCCAAATCTCGACGATCGGTATCCCTGCAGA
It encodes the following:
- a CDS encoding saccharopine dehydrogenase family protein, translated to MKKIAVLGLGKVGKLAADLLLGSGFEVTGIDLSPSAPDTPYSVKALDLSSDAGVAEEFAEQDAVLSCLPFMLNKRLAKIAHDAGIHYFDLTEDVATTKSIIELSATSKGLMAPQCGLAPGFVGIVGADLIASLDDCRSCKMRVGALPQNPTGLMGYAFNWSPEGVVNEYLNDCEVIEDGEIKWVSAMEWLEDIYIDGIKLEAFTTSGGLGTMCETYLAKVKNIDYKTMRYPGHAAQMNFFFHELLMRDRRKEAGEILINAKPPVDDDVVYVHVAAEGTKDGKLARREFVRGYRPIEIAGKSRTAIAWTTAGSVVAIIEMVRDGKLPNKGFLKQEDISLSDFLATPTGALYVA
- a CDS encoding IS256 family transposase; translated protein: METTNIVDFSRRDGITDALTDLLRTGAQQLIATAVEAELESYLSQFTTARTEAGHATVVRNGHHPERPFQTGIGPVNVRIPKVRSKNGQPVTFHSALVPPYVRRTKTLEAALPWLYLKGISSGEMGSALKVLLGPDAAGLSANTVSRLKRDWANEYGEWRKAALDDEPLVYIWADGVHSGLRGEDDKLCALVIVGVTARGKKRFLAIEDGVRESTQSWREALLSLKSRGMNAPKLAIGDGAMGFWAAIDEVYPETRHQRCWQHKTMNVLNCLPKLSQPKAKAAIHNIWQAETKDDAGKALDLFIKTYEPKYPKATLCLQKDREELMAFFDFPAQHWQSIRTSNPIESAFATIRHRTKRSKGCLSRDGMLHMMFKLGQCAEQNWRKLRGFDYLAKVITGVAFKDGIEATENSQIAA
- the amaB gene encoding L-piperidine-6-carboxylate dehydrogenase, with the translated sequence MSFQEILTACGLTEDVTTGGSLSVTTPVDGSEIAKVKTHSIEEAAAMIALANDAFKAWRLVPGPRRGELVRILGEELRAEKENLGRLVTLECGKIYQEGLGEVQEMIDICDFAVGLSRQLYGLTIASERPGHAMRESWHPLGTCGVITAFNFPVAPWCWNVALALVCGDPVIAKPSEKTPLTQMAVQIICERAMSRFGTDAPAGLIQSLIGERDLGEALTNSDDVVLISATGSVPMGKAVATNMSKRLGKTILELGGNNAMIVAPSADLEMALRAIVFSAVGTAGQRCTSLRRLIVHEDIYEELIPRLIKAYSTLPVGDPLDAKTLVGPLIDQGALTAMMTSLETAKSQGGTVHGGGRALADEFPNGAYVVPAIVEMPEQSAIMHHETFAPILYAVKYKTLEEAIALQNDVPQGLSSCIFTTDLREAETFLSASGSDCGIANVNIGPSGAEIGGAFGGEKETGGGRESGSDAWKAYMRRQTNTVNYSRELPLAQGIKFDI
- a CDS encoding LacI family DNA-binding transcriptional regulator; this encodes MAKAAGVSKMTVSRVLRDEGGFSETTRVKVMTQIERLGYLPNRLAAVFAGDTRSTFVGVAIPELANEVFGLILEGVDRKLGAFSHQTVLGVTQHALDQEEKWIERVLSWQPAGLILTGRAHSQKSQSMLRSAGIPIVEIWDLNSSPMDMCVGLDHYDSGYDMGRHLLSKGYRKFGYVGTSHISANAASARMDGFAKAVTDSGGEVTKQLCLHDVPGFYPGYYGTEQLLASAPNVEAVFYQNDNMAVGGMQYCQARGMATPDDIAIAGWGDLPVLSIQPYRMTTVRIPHLKLGQTAAEVLLDALQGSPTQNVHDIGYLLVPGSTT